A section of the Gasterosteus aculeatus chromosome 10, fGasAcu3.hap1.1, whole genome shotgun sequence genome encodes:
- the LOC120825980 gene encoding major histocompatibility complex class I-related protein 1 — MRLVGAEISVLSLLMMSLHGAAALTHSMKLFLTASSGLPNFPEFVAVGLLDEVEMFHYDSDTKRAEPRQDWMSRLREDDPQYWKRETELAMDTQQAFKGNIEIAKQRFHQTGGVHIYQRMVGCEWDDVTNKDKGYIQDGYDGEDFISFDLQTEQWIAAKQQAVRIKQKWDHNRALKEHNKNYLTHLCPEGLKKHLIYGRSSLMRTERPSVSLLQKTPSSPVSCHATGFYPDRAALFWRKDGEELHEDVDLGEILPNHDGTFQMRVDLKLSSVPAEDWRRYDCVFQLSGVDEDIVTKLDKTRTNTEKPAGSTSTSAFIIAVVVLVAIIAAVVGFMVHRKRNENII; from the exons TGACTCACTCAATGAAGCTTTTCCTCACTGCGTCCTCTGGACTCCCAAACTTCCCAGAGTTTGTGGCTGTTGGGCTGCTGGATGAAGTTGAGATGTTTCACTATGACAGTGACACCAAGAGAGCAGAACCCAGACAGGACTGGATGAGCAGACTCAGAGAGGACGATCCTCAGTACTGGAAGAGGGAGACTGAGCTCGCTATGGACACCCAGCAGGCCTTCAAAGGCAACATTGAAATAGCAAAACAACGCTTCCACCAAACTGGAG gtgtcCACATTTACCAGAGGATGGTCGGCTGTGAATGGGATGATGTGACCAATAAGGACAAGGGTTATATTCAGGATGGTTATGATGGAGAAGACTTCATATCATTTGACCTGCAGACAGAGCAATGGATCGCTGCAAAACAGCAGGCTGTCCGTATCAAACAGAAGTGGGATCATAACAGAGCTCTGAAAGAACACAACAAGAACTACCTGACTCATTTGTGTCCTGAGGGGCTGAAGAAGCACTTGATCTATGGGAGGAGCTCTCTGATGAGAACCG aGCGTCCCTCGGTGTCTCTCCTCCAGaagactccctcctctccagtcaGCTGCCACGCTACAGGTTTCTACCCCGACAGAGCCGCCCTcttctggaggaaagatggagaggagctcCATGAGGACGTGGACCTCGGAGAGATCCTCCCCAACCACGACGGGACCTTCCAGATGAGGGTTGACCTGAAACTGTCCTCCGTCCCTGCTGAAGACTGGAGGAGGTACGACTGTGTGTTCCAGCTGTCTGGTGTGGACGAGGACATCGTCACCAAACTGGACAAGACCAGGACCAACACGG AGAAGCCTGCtggctccacctccacctccgcctTCATCATCGCTGTGGTTGTTCTTGTCGCCATCATCGCTGCTGTGGTTGGATTCATGGttcacagaaagaggaacg aaaatataatttag